One stretch of Brevibacillus laterosporus DNA includes these proteins:
- a CDS encoding oxidoreductase, whose translation MLQKKTALLAGASGLVGGHLLSFLLKAPEYERIYVIVRKALPIDHPKLEHVVLSFENLTQHRSLFSCTHIYCCLGTTRKKAKSKEQFQRVDYEYPLTMARLAKEQGAEKFLLVSAIGANANSLFFYNQIKGKIEQDIKTLQLPTTLFFRPSLLLGNRHEHRFAEHWASKLFPLLSPFLIGPLTTYRAIPAEEVAYSMYQAAQQPVTGSYVYKSSLIHDMAQSRYPKS comes from the coding sequence ATGCTACAAAAGAAAACAGCCCTACTTGCAGGCGCAAGCGGACTGGTAGGAGGACATTTACTCTCTTTTTTATTAAAAGCCCCAGAGTATGAGCGCATTTATGTGATTGTACGTAAAGCCCTGCCCATCGATCATCCTAAACTAGAGCATGTTGTTCTTTCTTTTGAAAATCTTACTCAACACCGTTCTCTGTTCTCTTGTACGCATATTTATTGCTGTCTTGGCACCACTAGAAAAAAAGCAAAAAGTAAAGAACAGTTTCAGCGTGTTGATTATGAATATCCATTAACTATGGCCCGACTCGCTAAAGAACAAGGCGCTGAGAAATTCCTATTGGTTTCCGCTATTGGTGCTAATGCCAACTCTCTGTTCTTCTACAACCAAATAAAAGGTAAGATTGAACAAGACATTAAAACACTTCAACTACCTACTACCTTGTTCTTTCGCCCCTCCTTACTCCTAGGTAACCGTCATGAACATCGATTTGCCGAACATTGGGCAAGCAAGCTTTTTCCCTTGCTCTCCCCCTTTTTGATAGGTCCCTTGACTACCTATCGTGCCATTCCTGCTGAAGAGGTTGCTTATAGCATGTACCAAGCTGCTCAACAACCCGTCACGGGAAGTTATGTGTATAAATCATCTCTTATTCATGATATGGCCCAATCTCGTTACCCTAAATCGTGA
- the purH gene encoding bifunctional phosphoribosylaminoimidazolecarboxamide formyltransferase/IMP cyclohydrolase PurH: MGKKRALISVSNKTGVVEFASQLVELGFEVISTGGTATLLADAGVKVTGISEVTQFPEMMDGRVKTLHPAIHSGLLAVRDNKEHVEQMAAQGFEYIDIVAVNLYPFKETISKADVSYEDAIENIDIGGPTMLRSAAKNHAYVTVIVDVNDYELVLTEIREKQATSLETRKRLAAKVFRHTAAYDSLISRYLSEQTGEPLPESFTVTYEKTQELRYGENPHQTAAFYREALATSGHIATCKQLHGKELSYNNINDANAALAILAEFSQPTVVAVKHTNPCGVGMGVTIHEAYRKAYDADPISIFGGIVAANRPIDHETAFLLKEVFLEIIVAPGFEPEALIILQEKKNVRLLQMDEVASPENKSALGQAYQITSVHGGALVQEWDRKALDPTAIMVVTERTPSEEELTQLEFAWKVVKHVKSNAIVLAKSDKTIGVGAGQMNRVGSAQIAITQAGEEGKGAVLASDAFFPMSDTVEAAAQAGITAIIQPGGSIRDQESIDACNRHGIAMIFTGVRHFKH; this comes from the coding sequence GTGGGGAAAAAGAGAGCACTGATTAGCGTATCTAACAAAACAGGTGTGGTGGAATTTGCAAGCCAGCTTGTCGAGCTAGGTTTTGAGGTCATTTCAACTGGGGGTACAGCTACCCTATTAGCTGATGCAGGTGTGAAGGTAACAGGTATATCGGAAGTAACTCAGTTTCCAGAAATGATGGACGGACGGGTAAAAACCTTGCATCCAGCCATTCACAGCGGTTTGTTAGCTGTTCGTGATAATAAAGAGCACGTGGAGCAAATGGCGGCACAAGGTTTTGAATATATTGATATTGTGGCTGTTAATCTGTATCCGTTTAAAGAGACGATCTCCAAAGCAGATGTCAGCTATGAGGATGCGATTGAGAACATTGATATTGGTGGACCAACTATGCTGCGCTCTGCTGCAAAGAATCATGCATACGTTACTGTAATCGTTGACGTCAATGATTATGAGCTAGTTTTGACTGAGATTCGGGAGAAACAGGCAACCAGTCTAGAGACCCGTAAACGTCTAGCAGCAAAAGTATTTCGTCATACAGCAGCCTATGATTCTCTCATTTCACGGTATTTAAGTGAACAAACAGGCGAGCCATTGCCAGAGAGCTTTACCGTTACGTATGAAAAGACTCAGGAACTACGCTATGGAGAGAACCCGCATCAGACAGCAGCATTTTATCGAGAGGCTTTGGCTACTAGTGGCCATATCGCTACTTGCAAACAACTTCACGGAAAAGAACTTTCCTATAATAATATTAACGATGCTAATGCCGCACTAGCTATTTTAGCTGAGTTTAGTCAGCCAACGGTAGTTGCTGTCAAACATACCAATCCGTGTGGAGTGGGTATGGGAGTAACGATTCACGAGGCTTATCGAAAAGCGTATGATGCCGATCCTATCTCTATCTTTGGAGGGATCGTGGCAGCGAATCGTCCGATTGATCATGAGACAGCTTTTTTACTAAAAGAAGTTTTTTTAGAAATAATTGTGGCGCCTGGTTTTGAACCTGAAGCATTAATTATTTTACAAGAAAAGAAAAATGTGCGTCTGCTTCAAATGGATGAGGTAGCTTCTCCTGAGAATAAAAGTGCATTAGGCCAAGCCTATCAAATCACTTCCGTGCATGGTGGAGCACTTGTGCAAGAATGGGATCGCAAAGCGCTTGACCCTACTGCTATAATGGTCGTAACTGAACGTACACCAAGTGAAGAAGAGCTGACTCAATTAGAGTTTGCTTGGAAGGTGGTCAAACACGTTAAGTCTAATGCAATCGTTCTAGCTAAATCAGATAAAACGATCGGTGTTGGCGCTGGGCAAATGAACCGAGTAGGTTCAGCTCAGATTGCCATCACGCAAGCCGGAGAAGAAGGCAAGGGAGCGGTACTTGCTTCCGATGCTTTTTTTCCAATGTCTGATACTGTTGAAGCAGCAGCTCAAGCAGGAATTACAGCCATTATTCAACCTGGCGGCTCTATTCGAGACCAAGAATCGATCGACGCGTGCAATCGTCATGGCATTGCCATGATTTTCACAGGTGTCCGTCATTTTAAACATTAA
- the purD gene encoding phosphoribosylamine--glycine ligase: protein MKVLVVGSGGREHTLVWKLAQSPKVEKIFCAPGNGGTAAFVQNVPIQMTDYAALAQFAKDEEIDVTIVGPEDPLLGGIVDFFSLRNLPIYGPSAKAAKLEGSKSFAKCLMRKYDIPTAEYESFLDFESALAYVRAKGAPIVIKADGLAQGKGVILAFTLEEAEEAIRQIMQDSMFGQAGNRVVIEEFMRGEELTLLSFIDGETVKPMIPSQDHKTVFDGDKGPNTGGMGAYAPVPQVKDTDIQSMIDTIVQPMASAMVKEGIPFRGVLYTGLMLTEDGPKVVEFNARLGDPETQVVLPLLETDLIDIIMATLNGTLADLDITWSKQSAVTVVMASPGYPGEYPTGAVINGVDAPVAASQKAGESEIVFHAGTKQQDDHFVTSGGRVLAVTALGDSLQQAKEKAYQAVSRISFTGAHYRRDIADKAFKKV from the coding sequence ATGAAAGTTTTGGTAGTAGGCAGCGGGGGAAGGGAACACACCCTCGTGTGGAAACTGGCACAAAGCCCAAAAGTGGAGAAAATTTTCTGTGCTCCGGGTAATGGCGGAACCGCTGCTTTCGTGCAAAACGTTCCGATCCAGATGACAGATTATGCGGCACTGGCTCAGTTTGCGAAAGATGAGGAAATTGATGTTACTATTGTAGGCCCTGAAGATCCACTTTTAGGCGGAATTGTAGATTTCTTTTCTCTGCGTAATCTGCCCATCTATGGTCCCAGTGCAAAAGCAGCAAAGCTGGAAGGTAGCAAATCTTTTGCCAAATGTCTGATGAGAAAATATGACATTCCAACTGCGGAATACGAATCCTTCCTCGATTTCGAATCTGCCCTTGCTTATGTAAGAGCAAAGGGAGCGCCTATCGTTATTAAAGCGGACGGTTTGGCGCAAGGAAAAGGAGTCATTTTGGCTTTCACCTTAGAGGAAGCGGAAGAAGCAATTCGCCAGATCATGCAGGATAGCATGTTTGGCCAAGCCGGAAATCGTGTCGTTATCGAAGAGTTCATGCGAGGAGAAGAATTAACATTGCTCTCATTTATCGATGGAGAGACCGTTAAGCCAATGATTCCTTCTCAAGATCATAAAACGGTATTTGATGGAGATAAAGGGCCTAATACCGGCGGAATGGGTGCGTATGCCCCAGTTCCTCAAGTAAAGGACACCGATATACAAAGCATGATAGATACCATTGTTCAACCAATGGCATCTGCTATGGTAAAGGAAGGTATTCCGTTTCGTGGGGTTCTGTACACGGGCTTAATGCTAACAGAAGATGGTCCTAAGGTTGTAGAATTTAATGCCAGATTAGGCGATCCAGAAACGCAAGTCGTCCTACCTTTATTGGAAACGGATTTAATAGATATTATTATGGCTACCCTCAATGGAACCTTGGCCGATTTAGACATCACCTGGAGCAAGCAGAGTGCGGTAACAGTTGTAATGGCTTCCCCAGGTTATCCCGGCGAATATCCTACAGGGGCTGTCATCAATGGTGTAGACGCCCCTGTAGCGGCTTCACAAAAAGCTGGAGAATCGGAAATCGTGTTTCATGCTGGCACCAAGCAACAAGATGATCATTTTGTAACAAGCGGTGGTCGAGTACTTGCGGTAACTGCTTTGGGAGATTCCTTACAGCAAGCAAAAGAAAAGGCTTATCAAGCTGTTTCAAGGATATCTTTTACAGGTGCACATTATCGAAGAGATATTGCTGATAAAGCTTTTAAAAAAGTATAG
- a CDS encoding DUF2892 domain-containing protein, whose amino-acid sequence MSMKKNVGTVDAFIRITVGLVGFGCAISKMSTYRYGRKPYGLLLLLSAMRVAEGITRFCPILFAFGISTRKEDLVRQAMDKFIPTGLSLYNKTREAASSMTKRTTKHTSSEQEHVNTQNEQSPSPHAENEHEEEIARKAFESFVKSDQSNQKQSTHQEKSHQKSSGNHTTE is encoded by the coding sequence ATGAGCATGAAAAAGAATGTTGGTACAGTTGATGCCTTTATTCGCATTACCGTGGGTCTAGTGGGCTTTGGATGTGCTATTAGTAAAATGTCAACTTATCGCTATGGCAGAAAACCTTATGGGCTATTATTGCTATTGTCCGCCATGAGGGTAGCAGAGGGAATTACACGCTTCTGTCCGATCCTCTTTGCATTTGGTATCAGCACACGAAAAGAGGATTTGGTGCGTCAAGCCATGGATAAATTTATTCCGACTGGTCTTTCCCTCTACAACAAAACCAGAGAAGCTGCTTCGTCGATGACAAAACGAACAACGAAGCATACCTCTTCAGAGCAAGAACATGTAAATACACAAAATGAGCAATCTCCTAGCCCTCACGCTGAGAATGAACATGAAGAGGAAATCGCTCGTAAAGCATTCGAAAGCTTCGTAAAAAGTGATCAATCAAATCAAAAACAATCTACTCATCAAGAGAAATCTCATCAAAAGAGCTCAGGTAATCATACTACTGAGTAA
- a CDS encoding adenine deaminase, with protein sequence MRVRQLTEMAYKQMIRTAKGHEAASMWITGGTILDVYTKSWRKADIVLAGERIAYVGEKAPLVNEDTICIDAKDKYVVPGYIEPHAHPFQWYNPFTLADYALQTGTTTMVSDSLFFFQLLPYDKLSPLLLEINKHPMKQFFWARLDSQTLPDPEGVFQLDGIKKMLEHPLVIQAGELTDWRGILDEREELVEGMRYALDLGKRIEGHHPGASYQTLALAAAHGVGACHESMKAEELLHRLQVGMYATLRHSSIRPDLPKLITEWLELNLPWSSRMMLTLDGATAPMLRNGVMDYTIRVAIETGMPLEEAYVMATLNPATYYGMDAEIGGIAPGRLADILLLSEKSNPTPEIVIANGLIIVREGQVVTDLPKSQLSEYISAGPTIEDKVSDQWFQFPERTLVFPLDSLPVICMMNAVISKLDETTVVHNWEELIQIPDAMLAVLIDPKTKKLTKAIIRGFAVDLEALATSFHASTEFLVLGRNPQAMKEALKVILKSKGGVAIIEEGEVLFHMPLPIGGKMTDEPMEVVIEESERFTTLMKERGYRFNDPIYSLLFFTATHLPFIRFTKAGIYEVKSGTLIYPTIPL encoded by the coding sequence GTGAGAGTAAGACAACTGACAGAAATGGCTTATAAACAAATGATTCGCACTGCAAAAGGACATGAGGCTGCAAGTATGTGGATTACTGGGGGTACAATATTAGATGTGTATACAAAATCATGGAGAAAAGCGGATATAGTCTTGGCGGGTGAACGTATTGCTTATGTGGGAGAAAAAGCACCACTAGTGAATGAAGATACCATTTGTATTGATGCAAAAGACAAATATGTAGTTCCCGGATACATTGAACCACATGCCCATCCTTTTCAATGGTATAACCCGTTTACCTTAGCTGATTATGCTTTACAAACAGGTACTACGACTATGGTAAGTGATAGCTTGTTCTTCTTTCAATTGTTGCCGTATGACAAGCTCTCGCCGCTTTTACTTGAGATAAATAAGCATCCTATGAAGCAATTTTTTTGGGCGCGATTAGATTCGCAGACGTTACCTGATCCAGAAGGTGTTTTTCAACTGGATGGTATAAAGAAGATGCTGGAGCATCCGCTAGTGATTCAGGCTGGAGAATTAACGGATTGGAGAGGCATATTGGATGAGCGAGAGGAGCTGGTAGAAGGAATGCGGTATGCCCTTGATCTGGGCAAACGAATAGAGGGGCACCATCCGGGAGCCTCGTATCAGACGTTAGCTCTAGCAGCCGCTCATGGGGTAGGGGCTTGTCATGAAAGTATGAAAGCAGAAGAACTATTGCATCGTTTACAGGTGGGGATGTACGCCACACTTCGTCACTCCTCCATTCGTCCTGACCTGCCCAAATTGATTACGGAATGGCTAGAATTAAACTTACCCTGGTCGTCACGTATGATGTTGACATTAGATGGAGCAACAGCTCCGATGCTTCGTAATGGGGTGATGGATTATACCATTCGAGTGGCGATAGAAACAGGTATGCCTCTGGAGGAAGCTTACGTGATGGCGACGTTAAATCCTGCTACTTATTATGGTATGGATGCTGAAATAGGCGGAATTGCCCCAGGACGCCTGGCAGATATTCTGTTGCTCTCGGAAAAGAGTAATCCAACTCCAGAAATCGTCATAGCAAATGGTCTGATAATCGTACGGGAGGGGCAAGTTGTTACGGACTTACCTAAAAGTCAGTTGAGTGAGTATATTTCTGCAGGTCCTACTATTGAAGATAAGGTGTCTGACCAGTGGTTTCAATTTCCAGAGCGGACGCTAGTTTTTCCACTAGATTCTCTTCCTGTTATTTGTATGATGAATGCTGTCATTAGTAAATTAGATGAAACAACTGTTGTGCATAATTGGGAGGAACTCATCCAAATACCTGATGCGATGCTTGCGGTATTAATTGATCCAAAAACGAAAAAACTAACAAAAGCGATTATACGCGGTTTTGCAGTTGACCTGGAAGCACTAGCTACTAGTTTTCATGCATCGACAGAATTTCTAGTGCTAGGTCGTAATCCTCAAGCGATGAAAGAGGCTTTAAAGGTGATACTTAAATCAAAAGGCGGAGTGGCGATTATTGAAGAAGGGGAAGTGCTTTTTCATATGCCTTTACCTATAGGGGGGAAAATGACAGACGAACCGATGGAGGTGGTTATAGAAGAAAGTGAGCGTTTTACTACCTTGATGAAAGAGCGTGGGTATCGCTTCAATGATCCAATTTATTCCTTGTTATTTTTTACTGCTACACATTTACCCTTCATTCGATTTACGAAAGCGGGGATCTATGAAGTGAAGAGCGGTACACTGATATATCCTACTATTCCTCTATAA